A genomic window from Daphnia magna isolate NIES linkage group LG9, ASM2063170v1.1, whole genome shotgun sequence includes:
- the LOC116930603 gene encoding neurofibromin isoform X5, which produces MVEQNKECLIQISKYKFSLVISGLTKILQRVNESRTHGPDYEKNYYESLLIVLDTLEKCLSGQPKDTTRFDEAMNVKLLLREICQFIDLPNENPMVNQLKALASKVLFALSLNNFNAVFSRISSRLQELSSSNEENPDLSDIELIQHINVDTIRLIKLLNETISKSKLLRKSVHLVLIASLEKAIWNWMDTYPHEFTEIQKCPNADLSKCCEQLFDILDSFAENNKRRAAVWPLQIMLLVISPKVLEEIVNADSGAPCSPRHSRKKTFLDSLKKALAPHSSSRQLTEAAAVTAVKLCKVSTYIHFLDSGNVVFALVQSVLNDLKVLLFNPGKPFSRGQAYMNQDIDLMIDCFVSCFRINPHNNEALKVCLNPHSPPTFHYVLVASLYRIITQQLLSWWPHIDLMYNKSAELRAMFIDTLTKVTQGCISHTPLRMIQLCQSLTLKEKVNPLKNFKEKASEEGPSYKNLLLSMVRLIHANPLLMLNNQGKAGHEIQSSTLELINGLVSLVHQPNMADMAQEAMDALLVLHQPEKIEMWNPEAPINTFWDVSSQVLFSISQKLIQHQIVNYTDILRWLREVLTCRNSFLLRHRDYANVGSQVSVAKQAHIKLEVVFFLYLWSIDMDAVLVSMSCFNLLCEEADIRCGSDDVTVTYLLPNYHVYQELAAASTVLTTAGLDSRAPCQQLQHGRAALQKRIMTLLRKIEHCTPGCLQAWEDTFKNWDIATKQLQSYPKARVEEGQTNESFHRSAGKRRASHQSTEHELEDQVNEWANMTGFLCALGGVCLQRRSPRPILSSTSTSSGGVIDRKSNLAVNALSQLQDNNQYCPVTSFVGHLLRLLLCANEKFGAQIQKHVKELVGHEMAPALYPILFDQIKALVEKFFDHTGQVVVNESHTQFIEHVIFIMKNVLENSNNKNDTPAEHLGVTSIEGMMLAIVRYVRHLDTTVHAIHIKTKLCQLVETMMARRDDLAFRQEMKFRNKLVEYLTDWVMGNSHQIAPPSSGDVSSITRDLDQACMDAVAALLRGLPLQPEESDRGDLMEAKSQLFLKYFTLFMNLLNDCTDVSEIEKEVGARSRVGVAVGVGVGAVAVAASRLANLRNSTIQAMSNLLSANIDSGLMHSIGLGYHKDLQTRAAFIEVLTKILQQGTEFDTLAETVLADRFEQLVQLVTMIGDKGELPIAMALASVVVTPQMDELARVFVTLFDAKHLLAPLLWNMFYKEVEVSDCMQTLFRGNSLASKIMAFCFKIYGASYLHNLLQPLLKPLLENPSMSFEVDPARLDAKDDINENRSNLVTLTERVFCAIVSSADKFPTQLRSMCHCLYQVLSKRYPQFPQNNIGAVGTVIFLRFINPAIVSPYEMGILDRQPPLTIKRGLMLMSKTLQNIANHVEFSKEQHMLYFNDLLRSHFDAGRRFFIQIASDFETAEQGSSHSMAFISDANVLALHRLLWNHQEKIGDYLSSSRDHKAVGRRPFDKMATLLAYLGPPEHKPVDSQWSSMDMTSTKFEEIMSKHNMHEKDEFKSIKSLNIFYQAGTSKAGNPVFYYIARRYKIGETNGDLLIYHVILTLKPFCSKPFELVVDFTHTCSDNRFRTEFLQKWFVVLPEIAYENIHACYIYNCNSWVREYTKYHDRILAPLKGNRKLYFLDGPQRLSEFVDVEQQKLPGATLSLDEDLKVFNNALKLSHKDTKVAIKVGPTAIQVTAAEKTKVLSHSVLLNDVYYASEIEEVCLVDDNQFTLTIANESGPLSFIHNDCDSIVQAIIHIRTRWELSQPDSVTVHQKIRPKDVPGTLLNMALLNLGSSDPNLRTAAYNLLCALTGTFDLKIEGQLLETSGLCIPSNNTLFIKSVSEKLGHNEPHLTLEFLEECIQGFRASTIELKHLCLEYMTPWLPNLVRFCKHSDETKRQKVAIILDKLITLTIEEVEMYPSIQAKIWGNLGIVSELIDMILDSFIKRSVTGGLGSAQAEIMADTAVALASANVQLVARKVIGRLCRVLEKTCTSPTANLEQHLMWDDIAILARYLLMLSFNNCLDVARHLPYLFHSITLLVCTGPLSLRASLHGLVINIIHSLCTCTKPSFSEETRRVLNLSLDEFSLPKFYLLFGISKVKSAAVTAFRSSYRHGPGERSWHNVERSFSGSAASDRERLSLTSLEIITDALLEMLEACARDIPECDWVQVWTTLAKSFAFRYNPALQPRALIVYGCISKVITDRDVKQLLRILVKALESFTDTTLIDAIVMCLTRVLPLLRPESPIHPAVFWVAISVLQLDEVSLYASGLALLEQNLHTLDSQGLFESRSLEQVIMAAREPLEWHFKQLDHTVGLSFKTSFHFALVGHLLKGFRHLTPTTVSRTTRILNMLLAIVAKPNKRDKFEVTPQSVAYLAALVSVSEEVRGRCHARQPRLRSNNSSGSGSGSGSGSVSGSAMGSNDPFNVSDLRLDLHSAGIRHNSSTLGGGGGIGNHQAGGTGATTTTGTGSLSPISNYSCASTALLHTSASHNALSSIQGSTLNSPISSGSNNSSTTHLLVPIGGGSCSSQTALIPSLVDSDSPPPGRRQTSWDLLDQNAITQAKQQQQKQQHQSQLQNQSAQAQQQADGPGAKALFKTQRSFSVPTTRDQRSLERNASNCQKAGERSQSPNSNNNANCTTVNSSAGTTTPTPPASCTRRPDRGSVSGESNCLLDPEILTNFPTQALVLTVLATLVKYTTDENEMRVLYEYLAEASVVFPRVFPIIHSLLDAKITNVLSLCHDQGILAAVQSIIQNMIALEGAAGEQQQQLHYLQSCGFGGLWRFAGPFTKSNCTAESAELFVNCLEALVETCLPAEEGEADLAPFPSMLSVSSNMNLSSSLSSITLGSPTDKAK; this is translated from the exons ATGGTGGAGCAAAATAAGGAGTGTCTCATCCAAATTAGCAAATATAAATTTTCTCTTGTGATATCAGGACTTACAAAGATTTTACAGAGAGTTAATGAATCA AGAACACATGGACCTGACTATgagaaaaattattatgaATCTTTGTTAATTGTATTAGACACTTTAGAGAAATGCCTAAGTGGTCAACCAAAAGACACAACAAGGTTTGATGAAGCCATGAATGTTAAACTGCTACTGCGAGAAATCTGCCAATTCATTG ATTTGCCAAATGAAAACCCTATGGTTAACCAGCTTAAAGCTTTAGCTTCAAAAGTTTTATTTGCTCTTAGTCTTAACAATTTCAATGCTGTTTTCAGCCGGATATCATCAAG ACTACAAGAATTAAGTTCATCCAACGAAGAAAATCCTGACTTAAGTGACATCGAACTCATCCAACACATTAATGTAGATACTATACGACTTATAAAATTGTTGAACG AGACAATATCAAAAAGTAAGCTATTAAGAAAATCGGTGCACCTAGTTTTGATCGCCTCCCTAGAAAAAGCTATTTGGAATTGGATGGACACGTATCCGCATGAGTTCACCGAAATTCAA AAATGTCCTAATGCGGATTTATCCAAGTGTTGTGAGCAGCTATTTGACATACTTGATTCATTTGCCGAAAATAATAAGCGACGGGCGGCTGTATGGCCGTTACAAATCATGTTGTTGGTTATATCACCTAAAGTGTTGGAAGAAATTGTAAACGCAGACTCTGGAGCACCTTGTTCTCCTCGTCATTCGCGTAAAAAGACATTTCTAG ACTCCCTCAAAAAAGCCCTCGCTCCCCACAGCTCTAGTCGACAATTGACAGAAGCCGCTGCAGTCACTGCTGTCAAGCTCTGCAAGGTTTCCACTTACATTCACTTCTTGGATTCCGGCAATGTTGTTTTCGCACTTGTTCAATCTGTTCTCAACGATTTGAAG GTGTTGCTGTTTAATCCGGGCAAGCCATTTTCCCGCGGGCAGGCGTATATGAATCAAGACATTGATTTAATGATTGATTGtttcgtttcttgttttcgCATCAATCCCCATAACAACGAAGCTCTCAAAGTCTGCCTCAATCCACACTCACCTCCAACGTTTCACTATGTGCTCGTCGCTTCCCTCTATAG GATTATAACGCAACAACTATTGTCATGGTGGCCACACATTGACCTAATGTACAACAAATCAGCCGAATTGCGGGCCATGTTTATCGACACATTGACGAAAGTCACGCAAGGTTGCATCTCTCACACTCCACTTCGAATGATACAA TTGTGTCAG AGTCTTAcactgaaagaaaaagtcaaCCCGCTAAAAAACTTCAAGGAAAAAGCATCGGAGGAGGGCCCTTCGTACAAAAACTTATTGTTGTCCATGGTCCGACTGATTCATGCTAATCCACTACTCATGTTGAAC AACCAAGGAAAAGCTGGACATGAGATTCAGAGTTCTACACTAGAGTTAATCAATGGGCTAGTTTCACTGGTTCATCAACCTAATATGGCCGACATGGCGCAAGAGGCTATGGACGCTCTTCTTGTTCTTCACCAGCCAGAGAAGATCGAGATGTGGAACCCTGAAGCTCCAATTAACACCTTTTGGGATGTCAG TTCGCAAGTTTTATTCAGTATATCACAAAAGCTGATACAACATCAAATTGTGAATTATACTGACATATTACGATGGCTACGCGAGGTACTGACATGTCGAAACTCCTTTCTGCTTCGCCATCGAGACTATGCTAACGTAGGTAGTCAGGTCAGCGTGGCGAAGCAAGCACACATCAAACTTGAG GTGGTGTTTTTCCTCTATCTCTGGAGTATTGATATGGACGCCGTTCTCGTTTCGATGAGTTGTTTCAACCTACTGTGCGAAGAAGCTGATATTCGTTGCGGAAGTGATGACGTGACCGTCACGTACTTGCTGCCCAATTACCACGTGTATCAGGAACTTGCCGCCGCTTCCACGGTTCTTACAACTG CCGGCTTGGATTCTCGTGCTCCCTGCCAACAACTACAGCACG GTCGTGCTGCCTTACAGAAACGAATCATGACGCTCCTGCGAAAAATTGAACATTGTACGCCTGGATGTCTGCAG GCTTGGGAAGATACATTTAAAAACTGGGATATCGCCACGAAGCAGTTACAGTCCTATCCGAAGGCCCGCGTCGAAGAAGGGCAAACAAACGAATCTTTTCATCGATCAGCTGGAAAGCGAAGAGCATCTCATCAGAGCACAGAACACGAACTTGAA GATCAAGTCAATGAATGGGCCAACATGACGGGCTTTCTTTGTGCGCTTGGAGGAGTGTGTCTGCAAAGGCGCTCGCCACGACCAATTTTATCATCAACATCTACTTCTTCGGGAGGAGTAATTGACAGGAAATCCAAC CTTGCTGTGAATGCCTTGAGCCAGCTACAAGATAATAATCAGTACTGCCCGGTGACCTCGTTTGTGGGACATTTATTACGGCTTTTGCTCTGTGCCAATGAGAAATTTGGTGCCCAAATCCAGAAACACGTCAAAGAGCTAGTAGGCCATGAAATGGCTCCAGCTTTATATCCAATCCTCTTTGATCAGATCAAGGCACTAGtggaaaaatttttcgatCACACTGGCCAGGTGGTGGTCAATGAATCACATACGCAGTTCATCGAGCACGTCATTTTCATAATGAAAAATGTGCTAGAGAACAGCAATAACAAGAATGACACTCCCGCCGAGCATTTGGGAGTCACCAGCATAGAAGGCATGATGCTGGCGATTGTTCG GTATGTTCGGCATTTAGATACCACTGTTCATGCGATACACATCAAAACGAAACTGTGCCAATTGGTGGAAACGATGATGGCTCGTCGAGATGATTTGGCCTTCCGTCAGGAGATGAAGTTTCGTAATAAACTAGTCGAATACCTCACCGACTGGGTCATGGGGAACTCGCATCAAATTGCTCCACCCAGTTCTGGCGACGTTAGCTCTATAACAAG GGATTTGGATCAAGCATGCATGGATGCGGTTGCGGCTTTATTGCGGGGCTTGCCACTTCAGCCGGAAGAATCAGACCGTGGCGATCTGATGGAAGCCAAGTCACAATTGTTTCTGAAATACTTCACCCTTTTTATGAACCTCTTGAATGATTGCACCGACGtttctgaaattgaaaaagaagttggTGCCCGCTCCCGAGTCGGAGTTGCTGTGGGAGTTGGTGTCGGTGCCGTGGCTGTAGCAGCATCTCGGCTAGCAAACCTGCGCAACTCTACTATTCAG GCTATGTCAAATCTTCTTAGTGCCAACATTGACTCTGGCCTAATGCATTCAATTGGTCTTGGCTACCATAAAGACCTCCAGACTCGTGCAGCATTCATCGAAGTATTGACCAAAATACTTCAGCAAGGAACCGAGTTCGACACCTTGGCGGAAACAGTACTTGCAGATCGCTTTGAGCAGCTAGTTCAGCTTGTTACTATGATCGGTGACAAAGGCGAATTACCAATCGCTATGGCATTGGCATCGGTTGTTGTCACCCCACAAATG GATGAGTTAGCCAGAGTGTTTGTGACACTTTTTGATGCAAAGCATTTGTTAGCCCCGCTGTTATGGAATATGTTCTACAAGGAGGTCGAAGTTTCCGATTGTATGCAAACACTTTTTCGGGGAAACAGTCTGGCTTCCAAG ATCATGGCATTCTGCTTCAAAATCTATGGTGCGTCATATCTGCACAATTTACTACAACCCCTTTTGAAGCCGCTGCTTGAAAATCCATCCATGAGTTTCGAAGTTGATCCAGCGCGATTGGACGCAAAAGATGATATTAATGAAAATCGCAGTAATCTAGTGACCTTAACAGAACGCGTCTTCTGTGCCATCGTCTCATCTGCGGATAAGTTTCCAACACAGCTTCGTAGCATGTGTCATTGTCTTTATCAGGTTTTAAGCAAGCGTTATCCGCAATTTCCTCAAAACAATATCGGAGCTGTGGGCACGGTGATATTTTTGCGCTTCATCAATCCAGCTATCG TGTCTCCCTACGAAATGGGCATCCTTGATCGACAGCCGCCTCTTACGATTAAGAGAGGTTTGATGCTGATGTCCAAGACCTTACAAAATATTGCCAATCACGTTGAATTCTCAAAAGAGCAGCATATGCTTTATTTCAACGATCTGTTGAG ATCTCATTTCGATGCTGGACGACGTTTCTTCATTCAAATCGCCTCTGACTTCGAAACAGCTGAACAAGGCAGCAGCCATTCCATGGCTTTTATCAGTGATGCCAACGTGCTGGCGCTACATCGTTTGTTATGGAACCACCAGGAAAAAATCGGTGATTATTTGTCATCAAGCCGAGACCACAAAGCTGTTGGAAGGAGACCCTTCGACAAAATGGCCACCCTTTTGGCTTATTTAGGACCACCCGAACATAAACCCGTCGATTCTCA ATGGAGCAGTATGGACATGACGAGCACAAAATTTGAAGAAATCATGTCTAAGCACAATATGCACGAGAAAGACGAATTCAAATCCATAAAGTCGCTCAACATCTTCTACCAAGCAGGCACCTCGAAGGCTGGCAATCCTGTCTTTTATTATATTGCGCGGCGTTACAAAATCGGCGAGACGAATGGTGATCTGCTAATTTATCACGTGATCTTAACCCTGAAACCCTTCTGCAGTAAGCCGTTCGAGTTGGTGGTTGATTTCACCCACACTTGCTCCGACAATCGCTTTCGTACCGAATTTCTTCAGAAATGGTTCGTCGTCCTGCCAGAAATTGCCTACGAAAACATACACGCCTGCTACATTTATAATTGCAACTCATGGGTTCGTGAGTATACGAAATACCATGATCGCATCTTAGCTCCTTTAAAAG GCAATCGAAAACTTTATTTTCTTGACGGCCCTCAGCGGCTAAGCGAATTTGTTGACGTGGAACAACAGAAATTACCAGGAGCTACCCTCTCGCTTGACGAAGACCTTAAAGTTTTTAACAATGCATTGAAGCTATCGCACAAAGACACGAAGGTTGCCATCAAGGTGGGCCCAACCGCCATCCAGGTGACGGCTGCCGAGAAGACCAAGGTTTTGTCGCATTCTGTTTTGTTGAACGACGTGTACTATGCATCCGAAATCGAGGAAGTGTGTCTTGTCGACGACAACCAGTTCACCCTAACGATTGCCAATGAATCTGGACCACTGTCCTTTATCCATAATGATTGTGACAGCATCGTTCAAGCCATCATTCACATAAGGACACGCTGGGAGCTCTCACAGCCGGATTCCGTTACCGTTCATCAGAAAATCCGACCGAAGGATGTGCCTGGCACGCTGCTAAACATGGCCCTTCTCAATCTTGGCTCGTCTGATCCTAACCTGAGAACGGCTGCCTACAATTTGCTATGCGCCCTAACAGGCACGTTCGACTTGAAAATCGAGGGGCAATTGTTGGAAACATCGGGCCTTTGCATTCCCAGTAATAACACGCTATTCATCAAATCCGTCAGCGAGAAACTGGGCCACAATGAACCTCATCTTACGCTGGAATTCTTGGAAGAGTGCATTCAGGGCTTCCGGGCTTCAACCATTGAACTGAAACATCTTTGCCTTGAGTATATGACTCCCTGGCTGCCTAATTTAGTGCGCTTTTGCAAGCATTCAGATGAGACCAAACGTCAAAAGGTGGCCATCATTCTGGACAAGCTTATCACTTTAACAATTGAAGAAGTCGAGATGTACCCTTCCATCCAAGCAAAGATCTGGGGTAACCTCGGAATCGTCTCAGAACTGATTGACATGATTCTTGATAGCTTTATCAAGCGGTCAGTGACGGGCGGGCTAGGTTCAGCCCAGGCCGAAATCATGGCTGACACAGCAGTTGCCCTGGCTTCAGCAAACGTTCAGCTCGTGGCACGCAAAGTTATAGGTCGTCTTTGTCGTGTCTTAGAAAAGACTTGCACAAGCCCTACTGCGAACCTAGAGCAGCATTTGATGTGGGATGACATCGCCATCTTGGCACGTTATTTGCTCATGTTGTCATTCAATAACTGCCTAGACGTGGCCCGCCATCTACCCTATCTCTTCCACTCGATTACTTTGCTGGTGTGTACGGGCCCCCTGAGCCTTCGAGCTTCCCTTCATGGCTTAGTGATCAACATCATTCATTCACTCTGCACTTGTACGAAACCTTCGTTTTCGGAAGAGACACGGCGCGTGTTGAACCTTTCGCTGGATGAGTTTTCGTTACCCAAATTCTATCTGCTCTTTGGCATCAGCAAAGTGAAATCGGCGGCGGTAACTGCCTTCCGTTCCAGCTATAGGCATGGACCTGGAGAGCGATCATGGCATAATGTAGAACGCAGCTTCTCAGGCTCAGCTGCTTCAGATCGTGAACGTCTCTCTCTTacttctcttgaaattatcacGGATGCTTTGCTGGAAATGCTTGAGGCGTGCGCCCGCGACATTCCCGAATGCGATTGGGTCCAG GTATGGACTACTCTAGCGAAAAGCTTTGCATTCCGGTACAATCCAGCGCTGCAGCCAAGGGCGCTGATTGTTTACGGTTGTATTAGTAAGGTGATAACGGATCGCGATGTAAAACAGCTGTTGCGTATTCTGGTTAAAGCCCTGGAAAGCTTCACTGATACGACATTGATTGATGCCATCGTTATGTGCTTGACGCGAGTCCTACCGCTTCTCCGACCGGAATCGCCTATTCATCCGGCAGTCTTCTGGGTGGCCATCTCAGTTCTGCAACTCGACGAAGTATCTCTTTACGCCTCTGGTCTAGCCCTTTTGGAACAAAACTTACATACGCTCGACTCCCAG GGTCTTTTTGAGTCACGTTCACTAGAACAGGTTATAATGGCGGCACGGGAACCCTTAGAATGGCATTTTAAGCAGCTAGACCACACTGTCGGTCTTAGCTTCAAG acGAGCTTCCACTTTGCGTTGGTCGGCCACCTTTTAAAAGGCTTCCGACATTTGACGCCAACGACAGTCTCGCGCACAACTCGCATTCTCAACATGCTGCTGGCAATCGTGGCGAAACCAAACAAACGCGACAAGTTCGAAGTGACTCCGCAGTCAGTTGCCTACCTGGCCGCATTAGTTTCCGTGTCCGAGGAGGTTCGCGGCCGTTGTCACGCCCGGCAGCCACGATTGCGCAGCAACAATAGTTCTGGATCGGGATCAGGTTCCGGCTCAGGTTCGGTTTCTGGCTCGGCAATGGGCTCGAACGATCCATTCAACGTCAGTGACCTTCGTCTTGATCTCCATTCTGCTGGAATTCGGCATAACTCTTCCACCTTGGGTGGTGGGGGAGGCATAGGCAACCACCAAGCTGGGGGAACTGGAGCGACAACTACTACGGGTACTGGTAGTCTTAGTCCTATCAGCAATTACAGCTGTGCCAGCACAGCTTTGTTACATACATCGGCCAGCCACAATGCGCTTTCAAGCATCCAAGGCTCTACGCTCAACAGTCCCATTTCATCTGGTTCCAATAATTCAAGTACCACGCATCTTCTGGTTCCGATCGGTGGCGGATCCTGTAGCTCTCAGACGGCACTGATTCCTAGTCTGGTGGATTCTGATTCACCACCTCCCGGACGACGCCAAACGTCGTGGGATTTGTTAGACCAGAACGCCATTACTCAGGCtaaacaacagcagcaaaagcAACAACACCAATCGCAGCTTCAAAATCAATCGGCACAAGCTCAGCAGCAAGCAGACGGTCCGGGTGCAAAGGCTCTCTTCAAAACCCAACGGTCTTTCTCGGTTCCGACTACACGGGATCAGCGGTCTTTGGAGCGCAATGCTAGCAATTGCCAGAAAGCTGGCGAGCGCAGTCAATCTCCTAATTCCAACAATAATGCCAACTGCACGACAGTCAACAGTAGCGCCGGCACGACAACGCCCACACCACCTGCCAGCTGTACCCGCCGACCTGATCGAGGCTCTGTTTCTGGCGAATCTAATTGCCTTCTAGATCCCGAAATTCTCACCAACTTCCCCACCCAAGCTCTGGTGTTGACGGTGCTAGCGACTTTGGTCAAGTATACAACGGACGAGAATGAAATGCGAGTCCTGTACGAATATTTAGCCGAAGCGTCGGTAGTCTTCCCCCGAGTCTTCCCCATTATTCATTCGTTGTTGGATGCAAAAATCACCAATGTTCTCTCGCTCTGTCACGATCAGGGCATCCTTGCCGCTGTCCAGAGTATCATTCAGAATATGATTGCTCTTGAAGGAGCCGCTggtgaacaacaacaacaattacACTATCTGCAAAGCTGCGGATTCGGTGGACTGTGGCGCTTTGCTGGGCCTTTCACCAAGTCCAACTGTACGGCGGAAAGCGCTGAGCTCTTCGTCAATTGCTTGGAAGCTCTGGTAGAGACTTGTTTGCCAGCCGAAGAGGGTGAAGCCGATCTTGCGCCCTTCCCTTCTATGCTCAGCGTCTCCTCCAACATGAATCTGTCTTCTTCGCTGTCCTCCATCACTCTAGGCTCTCCCACCGacaaagcaaaataa